In the genome of Leucobacter luti, one region contains:
- a CDS encoding APC family permease, whose product MTDPTLASESSRPRTMKRSLGLPALIAYGLTSMGVLSVVSVYGPATALSDGHLPAAYVAAIIIMLFTAHSYGRMAAHVPITGGAYAYATRAFGPATGFLTGWVMMLDYLFLPMVNFLLFGLYFNSLFTMIPSWVGTLICIAIVAFLSVIGVSWIKRMNSVVIVASVLVIIVFLTLAILNAPDLSFEAVMTPLSLGEGGIGPIFAAAAIVAFAFLGFDGVSTLAEETKDPRRKVPKGIVLSTLFAGLGYLAFSVAGSLIVPDWTQLDNLDAAGTELMQQAGGDVLMVVFVIVNVVGIVLCGTAAQMSVSRVLFAMGRDRILPPVLARLHRRFRTPYVAAILVSVIALVALFITLDQAVYMINFGALVAFAVVNLATIKVLFFDMRLRSGWGLVRHLIMPTIGFVSIAWLWTSLAPFTYALGGVWLAIGIAIYVVRRKQSGGPLALQIDGAATETMPTLQYQD is encoded by the coding sequence ATGACCGATCCCACCCTCGCCTCCGAATCATCGAGGCCGCGCACCATGAAGCGATCGCTGGGCCTGCCAGCGCTGATCGCTTACGGTCTCACGTCAATGGGCGTGCTCTCCGTCGTCTCGGTCTACGGTCCGGCAACTGCGCTGAGCGACGGCCACCTCCCCGCCGCCTACGTTGCGGCGATCATCATCATGCTGTTCACCGCGCACAGTTACGGGCGCATGGCCGCGCACGTCCCCATCACCGGCGGCGCATACGCCTACGCCACACGCGCATTCGGCCCAGCAACCGGCTTCCTCACTGGCTGGGTCATGATGCTCGACTACCTGTTCCTCCCGATGGTGAACTTCCTCCTGTTCGGGCTCTACTTCAACAGCCTGTTCACGATGATCCCGTCGTGGGTTGGCACGCTCATCTGCATCGCGATCGTGGCGTTCTTGAGCGTCATCGGTGTGAGCTGGATCAAGCGCATGAACTCTGTGGTCATCGTCGCCTCAGTGCTCGTGATCATCGTGTTCCTCACGCTCGCGATCCTGAACGCCCCCGATCTCAGCTTCGAGGCCGTAATGACCCCGCTCTCACTCGGTGAGGGTGGGATCGGGCCGATCTTCGCCGCGGCGGCGATCGTTGCGTTCGCGTTCCTCGGTTTCGACGGTGTCTCAACGCTCGCGGAGGAGACAAAGGATCCCCGCCGCAAAGTGCCGAAGGGGATCGTGCTCTCTACGCTCTTCGCCGGGCTGGGCTACCTCGCGTTCTCGGTCGCCGGCAGCCTCATCGTGCCCGACTGGACACAGCTCGACAACCTCGACGCTGCCGGCACCGAGCTGATGCAACAGGCGGGTGGCGACGTGCTCATGGTCGTATTCGTCATTGTGAACGTTGTCGGTATCGTGCTCTGCGGCACCGCGGCACAGATGAGCGTCAGCCGCGTGCTGTTCGCAATGGGTCGGGACCGGATCCTGCCACCCGTGCTCGCCCGCCTGCACCGGCGCTTCCGCACCCCGTACGTCGCAGCGATCCTCGTTTCTGTGATCGCGCTCGTTGCCCTGTTCATCACGCTGGACCAAGCGGTCTACATGATCAACTTCGGCGCCCTCGTCGCGTTCGCCGTGGTGAACCTCGCCACGATCAAGGTGCTGTTCTTCGACATGCGCTTGCGCAGCGGCTGGGGCCTCGTGCGGCACCTCATCATGCCCACCATCGGTTTCGTATCGATCGCGTGGCTCTGGACCTCACTCGCGCCGTTCACCTACGCCCTCGGCGGGGTGTGGCTCGCGATCGGGATCGCGATCTACGTGGTGCGCCGCAAGCAGTCTGGCGGGCCGCTGGCGCTGCAGATCGACGGCGCCGCCACGGAGACGATGCCGACGCTGCAGTACCAGGACTGA